A single region of the Nitrospirota bacterium genome encodes:
- a CDS encoding OmpH family outer membrane protein, which produces MKKIVIAAIAVVLLFCVNSYAADKVGFINVQKIVSDSEMGKKANADIQKLKDTENVKISKRRAEFEELNKTFKAESQKEGADQAELKLLIDKMQLKEKEFKRIVDDAKEMLAKKDRELVIDILLKADPILKDIAKNKGYIMIFRDRNALAYLDPAVDITDEVIKKLDKK; this is translated from the coding sequence GTGAAGAAGATAGTAATTGCTGCAATTGCTGTTGTGCTGTTGTTCTGTGTTAATTCATATGCGGCTGACAAAGTGGGTTTTATTAATGTGCAGAAGATAGTATCTGATTCTGAAATGGGCAAGAAGGCCAATGCCGATATTCAGAAACTGAAGGACACAGAAAATGTCAAGATCAGCAAACGGCGCGCTGAATTTGAAGAACTTAACAAAACATTTAAGGCTGAGAGTCAGAAAGAAGGCGCTGATCAGGCAGAGCTTAAGCTGCTGATCGACAAGATGCAGCTTAAGGAAAAGGAGTTCAAGAGGATTGTTGATGATGCCAAGGAAATGCTTGCAAAGAAGGATAGGGAGCTCGTTATTGATATACTGCTTAAGGCAGACCCGATCCTGAAGGATATAGCCAAAAACAAGGGATATATCATGATATTCAGAGACAGGAACGCGCTTGCATACCTTGATCCTGCAGTAGACATAACGGATGAGGTCATCAAGAAGCTTGATAAAAAATAA
- the lnt gene encoding apolipoprotein N-acyltransferase produces the protein MDNRTSIFFSVIAGVLLVAGFPPFDLYPLTWFALIPLFMALRDKGARAAFYIGSLTGLVFFSGALYWVFHSIYYYSSIPAVLSVFIVLLLCLFLSLYIGIFSMIFSLISDRSRMPALFIAPVLWVTLEVVRSYAFTGFPWLLLGYSQYKFLTIIQIADITGIYGVSFLVVAFNGAVFDLAVSWPGKIRRMPLLGKSHITAGVAIYGLLLAVSLIYGFWELNRSQDKTRTIKAGVIQGNIGQDRKWDADSMQEIVDIYKRLSLEAVTESPDLIVWPEAALPFVFSKNSPSSKDMLDFQKDIGIPLLTGGITEKDSEAGESVLANSAILISSGEVVSVYDKIHLVPFGEYVPLARYLPFIKKLVIDIGDFRPGETHTVMEMPPARIAGLICYEIIFPGLTRKFVNKGANAIVAITNDAWFGKTPAPYQHFSMAVFRAVENRVPVIRAANTGISGFIDSRGRIMGMSGIFVPAEMSKEISLGSDDKTFYTKFGDLFAFLCIISSVILIANCLFPEKKGKYKEGY, from the coding sequence ATGGATAACAGAACCTCTATTTTCTTCTCTGTAATCGCCGGAGTTCTTCTTGTAGCCGGATTCCCTCCCTTTGACCTGTATCCTTTGACCTGGTTTGCTCTTATCCCGCTTTTTATGGCTCTGAGGGATAAAGGAGCCAGGGCCGCTTTTTACATAGGCAGCCTGACAGGCCTTGTCTTTTTTTCAGGAGCGCTCTACTGGGTATTTCACTCCATATATTATTACAGCAGCATCCCGGCTGTATTAAGCGTGTTTATAGTTCTGCTGTTATGCCTTTTTCTAAGCCTGTACATCGGAATATTTTCCATGATCTTTTCTTTGATATCAGACCGTTCAAGGATGCCGGCTCTTTTCATAGCCCCTGTCCTGTGGGTGACTCTTGAAGTGGTGCGTTCTTATGCCTTTACAGGGTTTCCGTGGCTGCTGCTGGGGTATTCGCAGTATAAGTTTCTCACTATAATCCAGATAGCCGATATTACCGGGATTTACGGAGTCTCTTTCCTTGTAGTTGCGTTTAACGGAGCAGTCTTTGATTTAGCTGTTTCATGGCCCGGGAAGATCCGCAGGATGCCTTTGTTAGGCAAGTCGCATATCACTGCAGGTGTTGCAATATACGGTTTGCTGCTGGCCGTCTCTCTGATATACGGCTTCTGGGAGTTAAATAGATCACAAGATAAAACCAGGACGATAAAGGCCGGTGTTATACAGGGGAATATCGGCCAGGACAGAAAGTGGGATGCAGATTCAATGCAGGAGATAGTTGATATTTATAAACGGCTTTCGCTTGAGGCTGTAACTGAATCTCCTGACCTCATAGTATGGCCAGAGGCTGCGCTGCCGTTTGTGTTCAGTAAGAATTCTCCCTCTTCAAAAGATATGCTTGATTTTCAGAAGGATATCGGCATTCCTTTGCTCACAGGAGGTATCACAGAAAAAGATTCCGAAGCAGGTGAATCAGTGCTCGCTAACAGCGCTATCCTGATATCTTCAGGCGAGGTTGTTTCAGTATATGACAAGATACACCTCGTTCCTTTTGGTGAGTATGTTCCTTTGGCACGCTATCTTCCTTTTATAAAGAAACTGGTTATTGACATAGGGGATTTCAGGCCCGGAGAAACGCATACTGTTATGGAGATGCCGCCGGCAAGAATAGCCGGCCTTATCTGCTATGAGATCATATTCCCGGGCCTTACAAGGAAGTTTGTGAATAAGGGAGCCAACGCCATTGTGGCCATAACGAATGATGCATGGTTTGGGAAAACGCCAGCCCCTTATCAGCATTTCTCCATGGCGGTCTTCAGGGCGGTGGAGAACAGGGTTCCTGTTATCAGGGCTGCAAATACCGGCATCTCAGGTTTCATAGATTCACGAGGCAGGATAATGGGAATGAGCGGCATCTTTGTCCCGGCTGAGATGTCAAAGGAGATTTCTCTCGGGTCCGATGATAAAACTTTCTATACCAAATTTGGTGACCTCTTTGCTTTTTTGTGTATAATTAGTTCAGTGATATTGATCGCAAACTGCCTCTTCCCTGAAAAGAAAGGTAAATATAAGGAAGGTTATTAG
- the prfB gene encoding peptide chain release factor 2, protein MKSEQEKTLKKYRQESIPSGGIFEVPSLKGRLEVLQKELSAEGLWDDPSSAQKLLKERSGIENALQPLFSIQKKFEDTSVLIELSEEEDGDVFGGDISRNIRELKVQLDDLELKSAFSAPEDINNAIMTIHPGAGGTESQDWAQMLMRMYMRWAERRNFKVSIIDIISGEEAGIKSATITVEGDYAYGYLKGEAGVHRLVRISPFDANKRRHTSFAAILVYPEISEDIDVDINDDDIRVDTYRSSGAGGQHVNKTDSAVRLTHIPTGIVVCCQNERSQIKNRAMAMKILKARLYTLKKEEHDKKIEDFMGEKKEIAWGSQIRSYTLQPYQLIKDHRTDIERGNVAAVLDGDIDEFIKGYLMKGKTGA, encoded by the coding sequence TTGAAGAGCGAACAAGAGAAGACCTTAAAGAAATACAGGCAAGAATCGATACCCTCTGGAGGTATCTTTGAAGTCCCATCACTGAAAGGCCGGCTTGAAGTGCTTCAGAAGGAACTGTCTGCAGAAGGCCTGTGGGATGACCCTTCAAGCGCACAGAAATTACTGAAAGAAAGATCCGGCATCGAAAATGCCCTGCAGCCTCTATTTTCCATCCAGAAAAAATTTGAGGACACATCTGTCCTTATCGAACTTTCCGAAGAAGAGGATGGAGATGTATTTGGCGGTGATATTTCAAGAAACATCAGAGAGCTCAAGGTTCAGCTTGATGACCTTGAACTGAAGAGCGCCTTTTCTGCTCCTGAAGATATTAATAATGCCATAATGACGATCCATCCGGGAGCCGGGGGAACGGAGAGCCAGGACTGGGCTCAGATGCTGATGAGGATGTACATGCGATGGGCTGAGCGCAGGAATTTCAAGGTAAGTATAATCGACATTATCTCCGGTGAAGAGGCAGGTATCAAGAGCGCTACCATCACTGTCGAAGGTGACTATGCCTATGGGTACCTGAAAGGCGAGGCAGGCGTTCACAGGCTTGTAAGGATATCACCTTTTGATGCCAACAAGAGGAGGCATACTTCTTTTGCAGCCATTCTTGTTTACCCTGAGATAAGCGAGGATATAGATGTGGATATTAATGATGACGATATCAGGGTGGACACGTACAGGTCTTCGGGAGCCGGGGGACAGCATGTCAATAAGACAGATTCCGCTGTCAGGCTTACCCATATTCCTACAGGTATTGTTGTATGCTGCCAGAATGAACGTTCCCAGATAAAGAACAGGGCTATGGCCATGAAGATACTCAAGGCTCGTCTGTACACTCTAAAAAAAGAAGAGCATGATAAAAAGATAGAGGACTTTATGGGTGAGAAGAAGGAGATAGCATGGGGAAGCCAGATAAGGTCATACACCCTGCAGCCTTACCAGCTTATAAAGGATCACAGGACAGATATCGAGAGAGGCAATGTTGCTGCTGTGCTTGACGGCGATATTGATGAGTTTATAAAGGGGTATCTTATGAAGGGCAAGACAGGCGCTTGA
- a CDS encoding DUF507 family protein yields MRLSDDKVSHLTHIILKGLKDKDAVRTLSEDGAIRRAIRNVITKELKLAEDIDIKVNNKLQSYSKKVFEGTSEWDVLYQKFYDEEMSKKGRN; encoded by the coding sequence ATGAGACTCTCTGACGATAAGGTAAGCCACCTGACACACATTATACTTAAGGGGCTCAAGGATAAAGACGCCGTCAGAACCCTCAGTGAAGACGGAGCCATCAGGCGCGCAATAAGAAACGTGATTACAAAAGAGCTGAAGCTGGCTGAAGATATAGATATCAAGGTTAATAATAAGCTGCAGTCATATTCCAAAAAGGTCTTTGAGGGAACCTCCGAGTGGGATGTCCTTTACCAGAAGTTCTATGATGAAGAGATGTCAAAAAAGGGCAGGAACTGA
- a CDS encoding DUF507 family protein, translating into MRIPKGWLTVISREILKELLDKDFVELKTSENAVRDIIFEAMLAELMVEDTLNDEVRDILKKFDSEIEKGNLDYRTLFDMTKKKLVKERNIIL; encoded by the coding sequence ATGAGGATCCCGAAGGGCTGGCTGACTGTCATATCAAGAGAGATACTGAAAGAGCTTCTTGATAAAGACTTTGTCGAACTGAAAACCTCAGAGAATGCAGTGCGGGATATCATCTTCGAAGCTATGCTTGCTGAACTGATGGTTGAGGACACTCTAAACGACGAAGTGAGAGATATATTGAAGAAGTTTGACTCAGAGATAGAAAAAGGGAACCTTGACTACCGTACGCTTTTTGATATGACAAAAAAGAAACTCGTAAAGGAACGCAATATCATATTATGA
- a CDS encoding 30S ribosomal protein S18 gives MRPTTKPRSSRPRFQRKRFCKFCADKIDFIDYKDIRILRHYLTERGKMMAARMSGTCAKHQRELAQAIKRARSIALLPFVEKF, from the coding sequence TTGAGACCCACCACAAAACCAAGATCATCAAGACCAAGATTTCAGAGAAAGAGGTTCTGTAAGTTCTGTGCTGACAAGATAGACTTTATCGATTATAAGGATATCAGGATATTAAGGCATTACCTTACTGAAAGGGGCAAAATGATGGCAGCCAGGATGAGCGGCACCTGCGCAAAACATCAGCGTGAACTCGCACAGGCTATCAAAAGGGCAAGAAGCATCGCGCTCCTGCCGTTTGTTGAGAAGTTTTAG
- the ssb gene encoding single-stranded DNA-binding protein produces MFNKVILMGNLTRDPEVRYTPQGTSVCNFGIAVNRKYKQGDEMKEEVTFINIVVFGKQADSCGKYLSKGNPVLVEGRLQEQRWETEDGQKRSKHEVVAQQVRFLSKKDSGGMNDERAMQHDETTDLEPF; encoded by the coding sequence ATGTTCAATAAGGTAATTCTTATGGGCAATCTTACAAGAGACCCTGAGGTCAGATACACCCCGCAGGGCACTTCTGTATGTAACTTCGGGATCGCTGTTAATCGCAAGTATAAGCAGGGAGATGAGATGAAGGAAGAAGTCACCTTCATAAATATTGTGGTATTCGGCAAGCAGGCTGACAGCTGCGGCAAATACCTGAGCAAAGGCAATCCCGTACTCGTTGAAGGCAGGCTTCAGGAACAGAGATGGGAGACTGAGGACGGCCAGAAGAGAAGCAAGCATGAGGTAGTTGCCCAGCAGGTGCGCTTTCTCTCTAAAAAAGATTCCGGCGGCATGAACGATGAAAGAGCCATGCAGCATGACGAAACCACTGACCTTGAACCATTTTAA
- the rpsF gene encoding 30S ribosomal protein S6 translates to MTLYEQLFILDTNLDEKTKEEQIAKVTGLIAENGGEILKTTNLGSRKLSYAVKKQEKGEYILLVFNAPPAAMAKLERLCKLSENILKFMIIKIEKKKHIAALMKSLITPAAAEPVADTGAAGDTAVISEPAETEETDEDVQ, encoded by the coding sequence ATGACTCTTTACGAACAGCTTTTCATTCTCGACACCAACCTTGACGAGAAAACCAAAGAAGAACAGATCGCAAAAGTAACCGGACTTATCGCAGAAAACGGCGGTGAGATCCTCAAGACAACAAACCTCGGATCAAGAAAACTCTCCTACGCAGTAAAAAAGCAGGAAAAAGGCGAGTATATTCTTCTGGTCTTCAACGCCCCGCCCGCGGCAATGGCAAAGCTTGAAAGGCTATGCAAGCTTTCAGAGAATATCCTCAAGTTCATGATAATAAAGATAGAAAAAAAGAAGCATATTGCAGCTCTAATGAAATCTCTTATTACACCAGCTGCCGCTGAACCCGTTGCTGATACCGGGGCTGCTGGCGATACCGCTGTTATAAGCGAACCCGCAGAAACTGAGGAGACAGACGAAGATGTTCAATAA
- a CDS encoding diacylglycerol kinase, protein MPLRKFVDSANAAINGILHAAKTQRHMRYHLIAALLLLVFSLLLGVNWTEFAVLVVLAVIVISTEMLNTALETITDFLFKEYDTRARIIKDTAAGAVLITALGAAVIGYMILFAPLKKAFREGITIAKHAGDSIAVISLIAVLILVVLTKTFLGKGMPLKGGMPSGHAAVAFSIWTAVTFMTEGFMPSLLIFLMAVLIAQSRIATGIHKPWEVILGALVGIAVTFSLFRLFS, encoded by the coding sequence ATGCCTCTAAGAAAATTCGTAGACAGCGCAAATGCCGCAATCAACGGTATACTGCATGCCGCCAAGACACAGCGGCATATGCGCTACCATCTTATTGCAGCCCTGCTGCTCCTTGTCTTCAGTTTGCTGCTGGGTGTGAATTGGACGGAATTTGCCGTGCTGGTGGTTCTGGCGGTAATCGTTATATCTACAGAAATGCTCAACACGGCGCTCGAAACGATCACTGACTTTCTCTTTAAGGAATATGATACAAGGGCAAGAATAATAAAGGATACTGCTGCCGGAGCTGTTCTGATAACAGCCCTGGGTGCGGCTGTTATCGGCTATATGATACTCTTTGCCCCTCTCAAAAAGGCCTTTCGCGAAGGAATAACTATAGCAAAACATGCCGGAGACAGTATTGCTGTGATCTCACTTATTGCAGTTCTTATACTTGTTGTATTGACTAAGACATTCCTTGGAAAAGGGATGCCTCTTAAGGGAGGGATGCCGAGCGGTCATGCGGCAGTAGCCTTTTCCATATGGACTGCCGTAACATTTATGACCGAAGGTTTTATGCCGTCACTTTTGATATTCCTGATGGCTGTTCTCATCGCTCAAAGCAGGATTGCCACCGGAATACACAAACCCTGGGAGGTTATATTAGGTGCCCTGGTCGGAATCGCTGTAACATTCTCACTCTTCAGGCTTTTTTCCTGA
- the ybeY gene encoding rRNA maturation RNase YbeY has translation MKILIKNLQRRRKLDTKRIAAKAGNILTFLKQEDAELSILFVGNRRMQELNTTFRGIRKATDVLSFEAGLRLPGLSDNVLGDVVINIYRAESQADAADMGLYDEIYRLLIHGILHLLGYEHENGGPDAKKMVRKERAVQTALEKI, from the coding sequence ATGAAGATACTGATAAAAAACCTGCAGCGGCGCCGGAAGCTGGACACTAAAAGAATAGCGGCAAAGGCCGGTAATATTCTCACGTTTCTTAAACAGGAGGATGCAGAGCTGAGCATTCTTTTTGTAGGCAATCGAAGGATGCAGGAATTGAACACAACTTTCAGGGGCATCCGGAAGGCCACTGATGTTCTCTCTTTTGAAGCCGGACTCCGGTTGCCGGGCTTGTCTGACAATGTCCTGGGTGATGTCGTGATTAATATTTACAGGGCTGAATCCCAGGCTGACGCAGCTGACATGGGACTCTACGATGAGATATACCGCCTCCTGATACACGGCATACTGCACCTGCTCGGATATGAACATGAAAATGGCGGCCCGGATGCAAAGAAGATGGTGAGGAAAGAGCGGGCAGTGCAGACTGCACTTGAGAAGATATAG
- a CDS encoding HDIG domain-containing protein, translating into MKSLKTDNAEINKHHLITKGSFIRLSLLMLFSGLIGATILFGRGFISGTATEVSHEAAAGVVLVIGLLLIIFYKDLKRYTPTIEKDYKTIILVGILLTTNFILGEVFYFIFKLFTLWLGNIDPMLPIYVIPLATGSMLAALLIDIHTAILLTIVSSLIAGLWLNDPVYPIFNFAAGITAAFGVIRCKRRSAIWRGGLYVSMVCVFTSMILILYRGHLPGPETMVIIGFSFLNGMLVAILVSALLPVGEKFFKLITDISLLELLDLNQPLLQELLAEAPSTYHHSIVVGNLVESAAEAVGVNPLMARVSAYYHDIGKIKMPEYFIENQTGLVSRHENMSPRMSALVLISHVKEGVELAKKYNLPKAIIDIIQQHHGTSIQTYFWQKAREQHEADKTLPPSTEDDFRYPGPKPRTNVAALIHMADAVEAASRTLTEPTPEKISALIDRIVNNRIIDGQLDECELTLKDIREIKTHFVFILSSMFHKRINYPGFEIENEDTDKKPAAAPEAGH; encoded by the coding sequence ATGAAAAGTTTGAAAACAGATAACGCAGAGATCAATAAGCATCATCTTATAACCAAAGGATCTTTCATAAGGCTCTCCCTGCTCATGCTTTTTTCAGGTTTGATAGGGGCCACAATATTATTCGGCCGTGGATTTATTTCCGGAACTGCAACAGAAGTATCACATGAGGCCGCAGCAGGAGTAGTATTGGTCATCGGCCTGCTGCTGATTATATTTTATAAAGACCTTAAGCGCTATACTCCAACCATAGAAAAAGACTACAAGACCATAATCCTCGTCGGGATACTCCTTACAACCAACTTTATTTTAGGAGAAGTATTTTACTTCATCTTCAAGCTCTTCACCCTGTGGCTTGGAAATATTGACCCCATGCTGCCGATATATGTTATACCGCTTGCGACAGGTTCAATGCTTGCGGCGCTCCTAATCGATATCCATACCGCCATTCTGCTGACCATTGTTTCAAGCCTCATAGCCGGCCTGTGGCTGAATGACCCTGTTTACCCCATCTTTAACTTTGCCGCAGGCATCACGGCCGCGTTCGGGGTCATCAGATGCAAGAGGCGGTCAGCTATATGGAGAGGCGGCCTTTATGTAAGCATGGTATGTGTATTCACATCAATGATATTGATCCTTTATCGCGGTCATCTCCCGGGCCCGGAAACCATGGTAATAATAGGCTTCTCGTTTTTAAACGGAATGTTAGTCGCAATACTCGTCTCTGCACTGCTGCCTGTCGGTGAAAAGTTCTTTAAACTCATCACTGATATCAGCCTGCTTGAGCTGCTGGATCTCAACCAGCCTCTTTTGCAGGAGCTTTTAGCTGAAGCGCCCAGCACATACCATCACAGCATTGTTGTGGGAAACCTTGTTGAATCTGCTGCCGAAGCCGTCGGGGTCAATCCTCTGATGGCAAGGGTCAGCGCATATTATCACGATATCGGAAAGATAAAGATGCCGGAATACTTTATAGAGAACCAGACCGGATTGGTCAGCAGGCACGAGAATATGTCCCCGCGCATGAGCGCTCTTGTCCTGATCTCCCATGTCAAAGAGGGCGTTGAACTGGCAAAGAAATACAACCTGCCAAAAGCGATAATAGATATCATACAGCAGCATCACGGCACTTCCATTCAGACCTATTTCTGGCAGAAGGCCAGGGAACAGCATGAGGCTGACAAGACATTACCCCCATCCACAGAGGATGATTTCAGATATCCCGGGCCCAAACCCAGGACCAACGTGGCGGCTCTCATCCATATGGCTGACGCAGTAGAGGCTGCTTCAAGAACCCTGACTGAACCTACACCGGAAAAGATATCTGCGCTGATCGACCGCATAGTCAATAACAGGATAATTGACGGCCAGCTTGATGAATGCGAATTGACGCTCAAGGACATCCGTGAGATAAAGACCCATTTCGTCTTTATCCTCAGCAGCATGTTTCACAAGAGAATAAATTATCCGGGCTTTGAAATAGAAAATGAAGATACTGATAAAAAACCTGCAGCGGCGCCGGAAGCTGGACACTAA
- a CDS encoding PhoH family protein: MDLGEERDLSSTHERLDKSLRVIEDTLGIETSIRGNRIFLQGEEKAVNRAKKLIKELLLIDSGGFRINPRDIQFLLKASDELSSGNASASIKDFFLSAIPVSSKNKFIVPRSETQMRYIEAIKHYDMVLGIGPAGTGKTYLAMAMAINALMKKQVSRIILARPAVEAGEKLGFLPGDLYEKITPYLRPLYDALYDMMDAEKAHHLIESGVIEIAPLAFMRGRTLNDSFIILDEAQNTTSEQMKMYLTRLGFNSKTVITGDKTQVDLPPGKTSGLIEIEGMLKDIEGLKFIYFSEKDVVRHKLVQQIIKAYEKFENR, encoded by the coding sequence CTGGATCTCGGCGAAGAAAGGGATCTTTCATCCACACATGAAAGGCTTGATAAGAGCCTTAGAGTTATAGAAGATACCCTTGGGATCGAAACATCTATCAGGGGCAACAGGATCTTTCTTCAGGGTGAGGAAAAGGCTGTTAACAGAGCCAAAAAACTGATCAAAGAACTGCTGCTGATAGACTCCGGCGGTTTCAGGATAAACCCGAGAGATATTCAGTTCCTCTTAAAGGCATCTGATGAGCTTTCCTCAGGCAATGCCTCCGCTTCTATCAAGGATTTCTTTTTAAGCGCGATCCCGGTCTCCTCAAAAAACAAGTTCATAGTTCCAAGGTCAGAGACCCAGATGCGCTACATCGAAGCCATAAAACATTATGACATGGTACTGGGCATAGGCCCGGCAGGCACAGGCAAGACCTATCTCGCAATGGCAATGGCGATAAACGCCCTGATGAAGAAGCAGGTCAGCAGGATCATTCTTGCGAGACCAGCGGTCGAAGCCGGAGAGAAACTCGGCTTTCTTCCGGGCGACCTTTACGAAAAGATCACCCCGTATCTGAGGCCCCTGTATGACGCGCTTTATGATATGATGGATGCGGAAAAAGCACACCATCTCATAGAAAGCGGCGTAATTGAGATAGCTCCGCTCGCGTTCATGAGAGGACGCACGCTCAATGATTCATTTATAATACTTGACGAGGCGCAGAATACGACTTCAGAACAGATGAAGATGTATCTTACAAGGCTCGGGTTCAACTCAAAGACCGTGATCACAGGGGACAAGACACAGGTCGACCTCCCTCCGGGAAAGACCTCTGGCCTTATTGAGATAGAGGGTATGCTCAAAGATATCGAGGGCCTTAAATTTATTTATTTCTCAGAAAAGGATGTTGTCAGGCACAAGCTTGTTCAGCAGATAATAAAAGCATATGAAAAGTTTGAAAACAGATAA